The DNA sequence actatagacatttaacaaaaaattatcgtatttgtacgataattatcgtacgtatcgtgcgtcacgcgacatgcgctacacagaccaaacagtttgagacgatgtaatttaagtttcactttaataagaagaagaagtatcgacttttattaaaacatattaaattatgaatattatattcacatttataacaATTGCAAAGTACTTAAATCACAAAATACATCTATGTATAAGAgaagatatatttttgttttctataACAACTCTATATTGGAACTATTTCCGCATAGTAGATCTAGAGTAGCAAATAAGTCGTAAAGTTAAGAAATAAACTATCTCCATGAAGCTCAGCACGCTGCAACCAAGAAACAACCCGGCCATTCCTCCTACAGccactgaaaataaaaattgtcattataataatataaattcttcatattataatattgtttgcaactagctttccgcccacggcGTCGTCCGCGTGGTCAAGGAAAATTCCCTTGAGAATAAGATGTTTCCCGCGATACGCCTTTATGCCTTTAGTACCTACACCTAAGCATTCGTATGCGCCcagcgaaacaacgaaaaaacTGTCAGTAGTGTGGCAGGatttcgcatatgatatgtctcactctagcacatagatagatgaaatagttgcgtccttgaTGAAATagtagcccatttatcgatatattatcatcacgctatgaGACTAACAGAAACGTGAACTGTgaagcactgcgggtaaaaccgcagggcacagctagtttataataaggatataatgattatttcaatattatttaatcatataccactatataaaaatatgcacaTCGTaacttttactttaaatagatattaccCAGAACATCAGTGAATCCAAAAATGATGTCTCGTCGGTATCTCATGCGGGGGTAAGTGACGATGCCCCACTGCAAGTTTGTCCCCAGAAACCATTCTTGTAGATCCTacaatatgatatatttatatttaagtataaaatctaaatatttataaagttctTTCATTGCACTATTTGCACGTACGTTTTATAAAAGGGAGAAATTTGGTTTGTTCTTTAATTCACATTATTTTAGTCCTACCTAGGACTAAAATAATGTGACTTTAGACCTACCTAGGACGaaaaacacataaatttgGTGTTATGAATGTTCTAGACTTTATTTCTATTCTTTTGTCTactgtttatttgtaattttatacttacattGGATTGTATGACATAGTTGACGTCATTGCAAATGGGTACACATCCACAATTTATCTTCTTACCAGCCTTGTCTCGTAATTTATACAACTCGTCTAGAAAATGAAATCTTTAAActcaacaataaattatacattcaaATTCCAATGGTATGGCTAgttaagaatttaattaaaaaaaatagggaGTTCGATACGATTAGAGGTCGACAGTGAGGAAATAAAGCGTTATAGGTACCCAAGAAGCTTCTTGGTTATACCAAAACTACAATGACAGTGACATCTTGAGAATCACACGTTTTCATTGTGGATTCTGTCCTTTCTtctatattgttataaattaatttgttcatACCAAGTACATACCTTTGTGTTTCGCTAAACAGTGGaagcctctgacatcacacatTTTTTCATCGCCTGTCAAAATGAATTAGCAGTtacttaatacaatatttatgcatattatttgtatacgacattattacttatagatattaaaatcgtcgccttactccatgacgttacgttattgccatgacgcgaccttgaaattttagtcTCAATGCGCCaaatgaagtttcacttcaatatataaattacCAACTCTCCTGTAGAAATACGGCAGGCAATCACAATACTTCAAGCAAAGTCGGGCTCTGCACTCCATCTGACAGTTTGTATATGAGTACACCGCGAAATGCTTGAGATTGTTCTCTTGTGTGAATCTACATCTACGCTGGCCGATTGTTAGCCTgttagaagaaaaaaaataaaaaatacaccgACCGAATTGATAACAATGATGGCAATCTAAACACCAATCTTCTAActtatattaagtaatttaacTGTTCTCCGTTCAATCCCACGTTATGCGATAGTTAATACTTTTTCTGCCTCTTCGTCTCGTACAAACTTAAAGAAGTATAGCCCCATCCATATGCGTGCTTTCAATAagattaatacaaataatgatGTTGACATTTTTCACGACTCGTTTTGGtcttttaagaataaaattattggaaTTATTTGTAAGTGACACTGTTATTGAATTCCtctaagtttttttttgacaatattgtttttacattACTCTATTTAAttctgttatattttttttctgtgtaTAATTTAGATCAATACTAAATTCAATCCAATGTTCATGTAATgctgtatgtacctataattagTAGCCAATTTAGAATAGGATTTTATGtacaaatacttatttattgttacaaattGAGTTACTGTTGGTGCAtctatgataaataaataaatatataacctcctactttttaaatctgttaaaaactataattagGTAGTGGATCaaagttgtaaaaaaaatagaaaaaagtcGATCATCGAggtgggattcgaacccgtgtcttttaaaatcttctcatttttaaaacatttgattgctataaaactaaatcacATAGGTAAGTAGATTGCAGAATGGCAAGCGTGTCTTGTACATTAGAAATGTACGATGATTCGTaatgtgtttttgttttatggtaGGTAGTACAATGTAGGTAAATCATatcaatttaacaataatttaattactgcAACATCTCCTcactcatttaaatttaaaaatggaaaTATCCTACCCATGGATATTCTAGAGATGGTAGGGCAGTTTATATAAGGTAGTCTTCTATTACCAATACCAAGTACttatgcaattttaattaatctatcTATTACGACTCATATCTAAATTATCACCTGGCAGCTTCTGGTGATGTGTAGACAGTAAATGCTGTGACGTAGAGCTTCATGTAGAACATTTCTGGAGAGTGCTCAAACTTTGTTGATATATCTGGTACTTCTAAAGGTCCGTGGATGTATACCTTGAAAAGGAACTTGTCAAAATTAAGTACCATATAGTATCAATAATAAGCTATGTTACGTACCGATAAAATTGtctaaaaacttaaaaatagtATCTTTAAAAAGACATTCTGTAATTTCTGTTGCTTAAGATTCGTTactttttaagtatattacgGCGAATACAGAAGTTAATAATACTTACGTCGTAAGACGACGAAAGGTTTAAAACATGTGCAAATACTTCTCCATCCAATGGATGTACAGTAATCGATGCATTCTGAGTAGTTATCATATCCCATCTATTTGcttttatatatctatagcagaataaataatacaatgaagtttttaaattcAGGTATATGATGCCTTTTCGAATTTTTGATACTTGATTTTAATTAGGgaggaattaaaataaaatatgacatGATTTTGAAAACAgttcataatttttacaataggtatattttattatgtaaataaaaatgaaacgtttatacaatgaaatatataaaataaaacaaatccacataatataaaagaatcACATGCCAAAATTGTACCTACCCTGGAGAGTTATATACAGCTATTTTTGAATTGATCGCATAACAAATGCCCATTTCAGTCATAGTAGGTGTAATCTCCAAATCCCTACCCAGAGCACCAATAGTTAGACTGGGTTTGAATCCAGAAGAGAGCTCGAAAAGAATGTCCATATACTCGGAAGGTTTTACTTGGTCGAAGATTGGCATTGTTTCAAAGTTTTTATACGTTGCGTTGCCTAGAGCTAGTATGAACTTCTTTAAACCTTCCTTGTCTTCTATGTCCGATTTTCTAGAAAACAGCACCAAAAACAggaacaacataatataaaaaaatagattattatattagatagGTGATGTTTCTtcttgttataatatatttcaaaaataaatatatctcgTATTGTTATGTTGAAATTCAGGATATGTCTAGTTTTGTTGTAtcgtaatacatattagaagtAGTATAATAAGATAAAGTGTTTATAGAAGCTGATAATGATCATGAttgtggaggaaggaaggtggaattcctccatcgaaaaagggaggatcctcgaccagtctactcgactggccggccgtTAAGGCCCCGATGGATGTtgtcggaaagttgtatataatattatgctctttagctaaaaaaacatttcactGGTGCGATTCAGAGCAACAACAATGATGTTTATAGAAGCAATTTCGCACCGTTTTGCCAAAGataacaatttacatattGATAATGGTTTACAAAATTGTATCCACATTTGACTTCAAAACATATCGTATCATCCTAATATTTAACATCAACTACAAACCACTTGTATTCACTTACTTCACGAACTCCTCCAATTTCACCAGATTAATCTTCTGGTCATTGCACACAGTAACACAAGGGAAGGTAGTGTTCCAAGCGAACATGTCTCTGTCCATTGACACTACGGTGGGGGACGACTGGTAGCGAGCCCAGGTGGTTTGAGATAGGTATATGGAACCAAACACTGATAGGACTACTATGGTGAGCCAGAGGAAACTAAAAAAGAACGATTaactaatgttttaaataggaatttaattgtaaattgaATACTTGTATTTCTGGTTCATTTTATTGTCCTACTGTTTACGATTTCTCTCCATCCTATCTTTtctttctaaataaattacagttactTCATTCTCAATACTTATTCCTTATGATTGTGAGGTAAGATTAagtctcaaaagaaagtttactAAAAGCTAGTAATTCTGTTTCATCAATAATGCTTGATGAATTGTTATTCAATAATCATCAGAAATTAGTAACAGTCATTCAAAATTAGCTTTACAGCTAATGTGAATAGAATTAAAACCAGCTTACACTTCAAAGGGATGTCTTCTTGCAGCAATAAGATGATTCAAACCATGTATACTAGAAGTTTCGAGAAATAATACCAAGTATTCTCTACTTCTGTTTCGTACATTCAACCACATTGATTCCTTCTTTTTGTTTCTAAATTTGTCATTATTCTGTATTGCTTTACGATCTTCGTTTGTTTTCGGTTGGATCGGTCGCACAaacatttctttataatagtatattaaattttgttttgttgtttcATGGTGCTGGATGAAAGTAGTAAGAAGGTGATGATTAATTATATCTAAGttagttaatatttaaattattattttttaaagataaataaaacgagCTAAATCAATGAAACTATATGATTTGCTAATAATTCTATGAGGCTGCTTatgtttttaactttttaatctatttaatAAGCACGTAATTtgttctttaaatttaaaagaatattatgtagatactcACTCGTGACGTGTCTATACAccaattaagtatttttgtttgttattcaTAATAGCCTATAGGCGACAGTATTATTATGTCGTGATTtcaaactattaaaattataagcatTCACAAATTATCTTTTTCGAGTATAATCATATCAGTCACGcgacatattataaattcatttgTAGAACAATTTGTGTattatttcatgatttttatCACATTGTTATAACTCTACAACCATCATATTCATTGTCACCCAACTGCGTCAAAAAAAAGGttgtttttgaatttatttttcacttttgattgcattaaatttcaaaaatcgTCTATATGACTGGTTTGCGCTGCATTTTTAGAACTTGTAAAAATTGCAACTTTTAAAAGCTCATGCAAGCACCcacaaaataaatcaaacaagtgataactgcgttaaaaacaaccgacttcaaacttgcacttgcaaaatttacaaatacccacagacaaaaatgctcataaaataaaaactactgggcctatccgaataaaatttttatgggaccaattcgacaccatcccccatcgaacaaaaaaaaatcacgtaaattggttcagaaacctcggagtaatcggtgtacatacataaaaaaaaaacataccgtccgaattgataacctcctcctttttttgaagtcggttaataaaattacatgtatcaaaagctttttttgacattaaattattaagcaTTCTCTATCGATAACAGGATATTACGTAGCTAAACACTTTaaaagcacaaaaaaaaagtcgGAAAGAAAAATCTCTTCCTGTCACTTTCATGACGTGCAGTCAACAAAATTTGGTTTCTTCAAacagtttttaaatatgtttaaacaTGGTTACGGATGATGGATGGTGATGACACTACTAAGATACATCAAAGTTATGTCAACaagtcttaaaataaatattaattatatgcaTATAAATTGGTAGAATTGAAAGACTTGATACAAAACATAAATGATAAAACTATCTCCTCTCTATATTGttcctattttattaaacttcgTTATATCAAAGACTAGTTCAAGAATGTAGAGTCGTCCGCGctcatttttttgtaattgtgtTTAGCAAAATTAAGTaactatatttgtataataacaaataaagttttaaatatttcttatattcaATAGTCTTTTggtgtgtttatttattctaaaacgATTGTATTATAATCATCATCGCGACTGGTATaagaattacaacgaaaagaaaaaaaatcctagtttatttaacaaacaaaACGCTTTTACCTCTCTAAAggtattcaaaaaataaattaattcctTCATCTCATAATACAAACCGTCAGAGGTAAATAGGGAATGTCGCTTCGTAAACCGATTCGGAGTCTAATAATTTCCAAAGTGTCATGTTGCCAAGAAATAAATGAagtgaagaaaataaatttcatttaaaaatcacGGCGGACCATTATTTTCCCCAGCTTCCCCTAATTAATTTCTTGTCACCGTCTGGATCGGCCATGGCAGTGACAGCGCTGGAGAGAGGGATAGAACTACGTAATCTGTACGCGAGCAAGTGAGATAGATGTAGAAAGGTGAGTACGCGCTTCATTACCATCTTTTAGTAGTTAGCGGAAGCAAGATACGAAGTTAGCTCCGGTCGAGTTCTGTCCGCCtagtactttttattaatgatcgttggaaataataaataggttaattaaattttacttaagatattttttgacGTAAGcgattatttatttgcatgCTTAAAATTAAGTCTTTTAAAGCGAAAAGCCCTTGCATTTTAAGAcctcttatattattatagagtcAGGTGCAATGTTTAACAAAAGTTTAGTTTCAGTAGACCCTGTTGAGTTGTAGAGCCGCAACCTATATGCTAAGCTAAAGAATAATCTACACCATGACAAAAATCATACAGATCTTATCAGCTTGTTTTGCCTGAAAACACCACCACCATAGCATAGAAAGCATTTAGTATGTAGAATATTGTGAATTATCTAGTTTCAGAAGTTGGGCTGTTGTGAAATCAAGACCATAACAAGTTCGGAGTTGTCATTGCAtcattatttagaaaataagcAGCCTATACATTTATACAACCTTACCAATCTTAGCAAATAGTTACTAAAAGAAACAACCAAACATTCTAAGACACTAATCGTATAAATCAGCCAGTTCTTgcaaattaaacattattctTTCAATCGGCATTCCGAACGGGGGTCTTTTATTGGAATTTTTGTGTATCCTACGTGACAATAAATACCGTACCCCAGTTAACGCACACACACAAGTTACATGCAAATAGATACACGGCGCTAACGTGTATACCATTTACTGTTGCTTCTGTGAAAAGGAAGGAGCGCCTTGATACTTTAAGATTGGTTTAAAGTGtagaatttgtttttcttGTGAAAATTTTGAGAAATCTTGTAACGATTATGACACTGAAGGTAATGAGAAAATTTAACACAGTGTGTTTAAGATTAATACTTGCGAAAATACGTTTATCAAAACacaacaacaaataaatttaacataacaAAATCAGGCTTGCAATTTAGTCCAagatttgataaatatttaatggatgtttaatacttattttttagttttagtactcatttacaaatattaatttgtagaTGGTTATGAAGAAGTTGCTTtcccaaaaataaaataaccgtaTTTCTAGTTAAAATTCTAATCAAATTGCTGCACCTTACTTAAAACACGTTTTTCGAAACGTAAATACATCAATCTCTAATGCACTTGCATCTCCTGAAAAGAACCAAGTATCAAAACTTGCAATCGCGCTACAATAGATCCCAGAATTGTCCCTTTAACACGACATTGGCGCGAAACAAAATAGGATACAATATAAAAAGCGTAAAAGAGAACGTATTGATTTGCAGGAATTTTTATTAGCCACCTCGGCTGGCTTATTGCTTCCGTGAGCTAGCTCTTTGCCCCGACTTTGTGCGTCTTTTTGTTAGCTTTGAAGTGTATTGGGACATTCGATTGGACTGGAGGCTTTGATTCTGTTCATGCATacggttaaaaaaatattttgtaaaaatgtgATGATGTAAATGCGAATATAATTGTGGTTTCATCTCATCTATATTCACGCTATATCATCCTCCTTagattataagtaggtaggtacatatattattttgattgaatttatttatttattattttaagtcaCAATTACCCCTGAACATTTAATGCTGAATGGCAGTTCCATTCCATATTCacgcaaatattttattatatctaaaataatacctttaatttttatctcgACCTCATTGGCCACTACATCTTtcctaaatatataaatcactTAGTATACACAATTCCGTAACACACAACTGAAGTTAGGCACATTCCACAAACAAAGACGCAAGTTTCCAATTAATAAAGACAAAAGATCAACGCGATTCGAAATTCAAATTGGCTTAattccaaattcaaaattaaaagtacACGAAACGGGAATGAGCATTGTAAGGGCGTGTTTACACTAAATAAAGAGCAAAAGGTACGAGATTCGTAAGATGTAAATCAAActgaatgttttattaaacacTCTGTGCTGGATATTCAAATTAAGTGGCGGTATTGGTGCTAAGGCGGTGTGGAAGCGGCTTTTTATGAAACGGAGAATTTTAAAGTGAAGTAACGTGGGCTATGGGATCTACAAAACTGATACaaaaacttattttcttaaaatcaAATCACCTATTCTAGCCTTTTGTACAACTATACAAAtactttattgaatttattttacatattgcTTAAACATTAAGACGAAACTGCAGCAATATGAATTTTCTCAATTAAATCGTTTTCaaagtaatgataaaatatttaaaaatgacgCAATTAATGTGCATATtcatatagataaaatatcttctataatatataatcttaattgtttattttcttataaaaaaatctattgatACAATTAAAAGCCTTCTCCACACTCACTTAGCTTTGAAGATTTCCACCTCGCTCTCAATATTTACCCGTTACTTTTGTAAATATCTCGAAACATGCCGAGTTACGTATAACTCGAGGAAATTAGACTTGTTTAATTACATCGTGTGTACCCTCGGGGACGTGTGCTGACTTTaccaaattattaattattattattaattggataaaaatatattttagatacCTTAATTTGATATAGAGTCTGGAGCGATAGACGAATGTAGTGCTACATAACCAAAGAAAAgattttaaatcattaaaaatgcaGTCTTGGGAATGGAATTTTTCGAGTTGTTTTTTACTcttgagttttattttttatttatatcatacaGCACAGCACGTACTTTTTTGAATTTCATCGTTTTTTATGTACATGTTGTTTCCTCTTAAAAcctattttttcattcattaatcaaggtaacaatataaatatacgtCACGttgaacaaaattatattcgcttttgtaaatttatcatcaactagctgttccccgcggtttcactcgcattgctccgctcctgttggtcttagcgtgatgatactataaagccttcctcgataaatgggctatctaacactgaaataatttttcaaatcggaccagtagttccggagattagcgcgttcaaacaaataaataaacaaactcttcagctgtataatattagtatagatagagaACTACGTAACAGTAACTGGAGtatgacataatttaatttcatatttgtattaataatcTCTTTCAAGTAAAAACAATAACTGGATTAGTAATTCCCTCGTTTATCAGGTGGCATGTGTCACACAAACTATCACAACTAATCCAGATTTGAGGGGTTGTATGGAGTTTTTGTGCACGCTTTTCCAACCTAAATCAcggaaaattaatttgttgtgATATTTGTTATGCCTTATAGTAGAAGGAATCTCATTGTATTAAGGGTAATTACGTATTCATTTGTATCGATATTTCGTATCTGTAAgaagtaggtaagtatttttgggaaaagtttaaaatcttatttttagcTATCTCTATGCTAAATTGCATTACATTTTACGGTTTAAGAATTATCCGTGAAAGCCTAGACAATATGTGAAGCATTTAAGAACCTAATAGAATAAGCATTAAAGAAGAAAGCAATAATAACACCAAATAAGCCATTTTCATCCTAATCTTATCTGTTACTAAAGtcaataaacaaacacattCGTAATGATTTGTTACTAAGTACCAGTTACTACACTATTTTGACATACAATTGAAAGTTTgattcattgttattttttcttataatggTTTTTCTATCAACATTTTTTACTCTATCTAAATTATATATCGCTACGCATTCTAGTCCGAGATCGAACGTTCAAATCACCGACGAATACTGATCAAACATTAGGTAACATAAAAACCAAGTGAGGTGCACATTCACCTCAGCAAAATGCAATTAGATGTGTCTCTGGAGATAGACGGGACTGGAATTGTAGTCCAAGAGCTGCTATTGAAAATGATCGTTTGAAAAAtatgcataaaaataaaaataatatgtgaatCATTGCAAATCAAGTAAAACCAAAtcatttttaagtttaataaggAATCGACAATTTTATCCGAAAAACGATAGGTatccatttattatagaaaatttattaatagcaATCCCAATGTGACTAATCAATTTTgaccaaatattttataaagttgaaaaattgaatatgaagaaatccataaaaataatgtttcattttGGAATATTGAAGAAAACTTTAAAAGCAGACAggtcataaattaaaatagaaatctTACAACCCATGCACTTACACCACATCGAACCTAcagcatgctatgccttcttGCATGCCTTTCTACAACCTgcacaaatacaaaaatagtcaattaatttaacttttttataatttatctagCTCTTAAGCTACACAGACCACATCcgatttacatataaattgtaGCTAACTCCTGCGTGTCTTACTTTTAACTGTTGTAACCGCACCCCGGCGGCCCCTAGCCTGCAcgaatttatacaaaaatggccACGCTAgctttgaaatatatttgtcatgtactttttatttgtGACTTTTTGACCACATTTGAAAAGGATAATCTATGTTTACCTAATATATCTGtctttaatatttctatctTGTATTTAGATGCagaagtataattattatgatgattATAAGACCTATAACATTTGAATTGGTAGATAATATCTAGTAAATTacctactaaaatatattttgtaaaatatgggTAATCAAAATGCGAtagttcatttttaattttatattagaaagggctttgtttattccaaaataaataacaattccAAAAATACACATCCACAAATGTTCCCTTGTAGAAAaagttgaaatattttctataaaacctGTACACACAAATGAATGACAAACCAAATGAAGTTATAACCTTTTAACAAAATACACGTATCCATTCCGCACAATGACGTccgaaaagaaaatatatctcGATGTTATTCAATTTACTGAATTAGATTTTCCACTGAGTTACCTGCGGAGTGCGTCTTGGCACGTACGACAAATGTTTGGGCCAATGTACGTCAATATGTTTGGCAATTGTTGACCAGTTgcaaattattgtttatgagCATAATAAGGTTATAAATATAGGAATTTAAAAATCCATAATCAAGGATTAAAAGGTTATTAGCAATATCATCTAGtatcatgaatatatttaacagTAGTTTGTAAACTACTATTTAGACGatcaatttttaatcatttattacaaaacGTCGCGTTGGAGGCCGTTTGGAATCCATATATTCTTTAGGACTTAAAGAAATCACATAGCAatgaataaacattatattttttagttacaAACGATACAAATTCCGACgtctaatatttaaaactacgttcACTATTCATCTTGGCCAAGGGCATGGCCAACATTGGGCCAACGTTCGCAAAGCCTAAATTAGATTACAATAAGTGGGGTCGAGCTGGGGACATGTGAGGGAGATATGATATTATCAATTTCGTCGTCTTTTCTAAACACTCGTGACGTTATTTCTATCTGAAGGAAGAAAGTAATAAGATTTTAACTAAAGGTTTTTCTATGGTTGggacaaaaacatttttgtgcgttacatacaattattatgtatttgtagtTTGTGAGCTttacttgtattttttattttattttattaccagatttccgcccgcggcttcgcacgcGTTTTCAAacgaaaacccgcatagttctcgatcccgttggatttccggtataaaacctatcttatgtgttaatccaagttacccgccatatgtgtgctaaatttcattgtaatcggttcagtagtaagtatatttgcgtgaaagagtaaaaaAACACACACGCATCcaaacaaactttcgcattaataatattaataggatatgatattattttattagattgtTCTCTAAAACAGCGCTAGAAACAAATactagaatttaaaatatttttctataaaatctaCAGCCAAGATTTTCATTCCActagaagttaaaaaaatataaacaggttcatattacataaatatcaaAACGACAAATTTCTACCTTTAGAATAtctttaataattactaattagaCATTTATTTCGGCCTACTGTTTAAAAcacgtttaaaataacaaaattaaattttcatattgtcATTAGAAATGAAGTtaagaattaaattttgtatataatagcCACGAAGAAGCGGCTTCACAACCTGAAAGGAcgagcaataaataaataaagatatttacgCCATACGACAACGATAAAATATCGCCGTCGTGTCGTTAGTTTTCAATATTAGTGTGGATATTATAAACGAAAAGCGTTTCATTTCACCTTTGACCTGTGTAAATTTGCATAATAAAcaaatcatataaatattatgaacaaactattaaaactatttaactaAT is a window from the Colias croceus chromosome 7, ilColCroc2.1 genome containing:
- the LOC123693187 gene encoding pickpocket protein 28-like; translation: MFVRPIQPKTNEDRKAIQNNDKFRNKKKESMWLNVRNRSREYLVLFLETSSIHGLNHLIAARRHPFEVFLWLTIVVLSVFGSIYLSQTTWARYQSSPTVVSMDRDMFAWNTTFPCVTVCNDQKINLVKLEEFVKKSDIEDKEGLKKFILALGNATYKNFETMPIFDQVKPSEYMDILFELSSGFKPSLTIGALGRDLEITPTMTEMGICYAINSKIAVYNSPGYIKANRWDMITTQNASITVHPLDGEVFAHVLNLSSSYDVYIHGPLEVPDISTKFEHSPEMFYMKLYVTAFTVYTSPEAARLTIGQRRCRFTQENNLKHFAVYSYTNCQMECRARLCLKYCDCLPYFYRRVGDEKMCDVRGFHCLAKHKDELYKLRDKAGKKINCGCVPICNDVNYVIQSNDLQEWFLGTNLQWGIVTYPRMRYRRDIIFGFTDVLVAVGGMAGLFLGCSVLSFMEIVYFLTLRLICYSRSTMRK